A window from Citrus sinensis cultivar Valencia sweet orange chromosome 5, DVS_A1.0, whole genome shotgun sequence encodes these proteins:
- the LOC102612442 gene encoding uncharacterized protein LOC102612442, translating to MEGNLSQGGMIPGGASFGGIDLQGSMRVHHQAQHPHAMHPHHHTINPRQGPSVHPSIHEGFPLTIGTMQSSDQTISMTDYNKGERGKNSFSDDDDPSLTEEGGEGHNDAGKGKKGSPWQRVKWADKMVKLLITAVSYVGEDTSSDCGGGARRKFAVLQKKGKWKAISKVMAERGFHVSPQQCEDKFNDLNKRYKKLNDMLGRGTSCQVVENPSLLDVIDFLTEKEKDDVRKILSSKHLFYEEMCSYHNGNRLHLPHDLPLQRSLQLALRSRDDHDNDDVRRHIHDPDEDDQDMETDDHDEFEDNHALHGDSRGTYGIAGCSAKRQRQGQGHEDVCLGNSMNPLDFNKSSYPPQVAQADMNQALPESMKSSWLQKQWIESRSLQLEEQKLQIQVEMLELEKQRFKWQRFSKKRDRELEKLRMENERMKLENERMALELKQKEMGADFS from the coding sequence ATGGAAGGTAATTTATCACAAGGAGGTATGATTCCGGGTGGGGCCTCCTTCGGGGGTATTGACTTGCAAGGATCAATGAGAGTTCACCATCAAGCTCAACATCCGCATGCCATGCATCCACATCATCACACTATTAATCCTCGTCAAGGGCCTTCGGTTCATCCCTCAATCCATGAGGGATTTCCTCTCACAATTGGAACCATGCAAAGTTCTGATCAAACCATTTCCATGACTGATTATAACAAGGGGGAGCGAGGAAAAAACTCGTTTAGTGACGATGATGATCCGAGCTTGACTGAGGAGGGTGGTGAAGGTCATAATGATGCTGGTAAAGGGAAGAAGGGATCGCCCTGGCAGCGCGTGAAGTGGGCTGATAAGATGGTGAAGCTTTTAATTACTGCTGTGTCTTATGTTGGTGAGGATACAAGTTCTGATTGCGGTGGTGGTGCAAGAAGGAAGTTTGCAGTTTTacagaaaaagggaaaatggaAAGCAATTTCAAAGGTCATGGCTGAGAGGGGTTTTCATGTTTCCCCACAGCAGTGTGAGGATAAGTTCAATGACCTTAATAAAAGGTATAAGAAGCTTAATGATATGCTTGGCAGGGGCACTTCTTGTCAGGTTGTTGAGAATCCTTCACTTTTGGATGTTATAGACTTCCTAacggagaaagagaaagatgacGTTAGGAAAATATTAAGCTCCAAACATCTGTTCTATGAAGAGATGTGTTCTTACCATAATGGCAACAGATTGCATCTGCCTCATGATCTTCCATTGCAGCGTTCACTACAGTTGGCTCTCAGAAGTAGAGATGAtcatgataatgatgatgtgAGGAGGCACATACATGATCCTGATGAAGACGATCAGGATATGGAGACAGATGATCATGATGAGTTTGAGGATAATCATGCTTTGCATGGAGATAGCCGAGGAACATATGGTATAGCAGGGTGCTCTGCTAAAAGGCAGAGACAAGGTCAGGGTCATGAAGATGTTTGTCTTGGTAATTCTATGAATCCTCTGGACTTCAACAAAAGCTCTTACCCTCCACAAGTTGCACAAGCTGATATGAATCAAGCGTTGCCTGAAAGCATGAAATCATCTTGGTTACAGAAGCAGTGGATTGAATCTCGCTCACTTCAATTGGAAGAACAGAAGTTACAGATTCAAGTTGAGATGCTGGAACTGGAGAAACAGCGATTCAAGTGGCAGAGGTTTAGCAAGAAAAGAGATCGCGAATTAGAAAAGTTAAGGATGGAAAACGAGAGGATGAAGCTTGAAAATGAGCGCATGGCATTAGAGTTGAAGCAAAAAGAAATGGGTGCTGACTTCAGTTAA
- the LOC102612141 gene encoding sm-like protein LSM3B, which produces MASEEESAVKEPLDLIRLSLDERIYVKLRSDRELRGKLHAYDQHLNMILGDVEEVVTTVEIDDETYEEIVRTTRRTVPFLFVRGDGVILVSPPLRTA; this is translated from the exons ATGGCAAGCGAAGAAGAAAGCGCAGTGAAGGAGCCGTTGGATCTCATAAGGCTCAGCCTCGACGAGCGCATCTACGTTAAGCTCCGATCCGACCGTGAACTCCGCGGCAAACTCcat GCATATGATCAACATTTAAACATGATTCTTGGGGACGTCGAAGAAGTTGTTACTACAGTGGAAATCGATGATGAAACTTATGAAGAGATTGTTCGG ACTACAAGGCGTACTGTTCCGTTTCTCTTTGTAAGAGGGGATGGTGTCATCCTAGTTTCTCCTCCACTGAGGACAGCTTAA